One window from the genome of Lentimicrobiaceae bacterium encodes:
- a CDS encoding lysylphosphatidylglycerol synthase transmembrane domain-containing protein, which produces MKATFKDIAKLVFFLGIGFLFIWLFVRRLNSGEKQEILLSMKNANYLWLGAAVVLGVLSHVLRALRWKMLLKPMGYKPKNLNIISAVFLGYFANLAFPRLGEIIRCTILTKYEKIPFTKSFGTVITERTVDVFMFLFVFLLTFVLQGKLLSDYMQERFYQPLTEKINLSIGFFQLIFIVAIATVVIAVIIWFLFKNKIKNHRFYHKVVKLLKGFAEGIISLLKIKRIWSFIFLTFAIWSLYFFMAYIVFFSLPSCSHLTLVTGLATLTFGTIGIILVPGGIGIYPVIVSEVLYIYGVAATQGYAMGWLIWISQNLAILVVGIFAIVLLPIINKKHERQLNANNR; this is translated from the coding sequence TTGAAAGCAACTTTTAAAGATATTGCCAAGTTAGTCTTTTTCCTAGGAATAGGATTTTTGTTTATATGGCTTTTTGTCAGACGCCTAAATTCAGGCGAAAAACAAGAAATTCTTCTATCTATGAAAAATGCAAACTATCTTTGGTTGGGTGCTGCTGTGGTGTTAGGTGTTTTATCTCACGTGCTGCGTGCCTTACGCTGGAAAATGCTGCTAAAACCTATGGGGTACAAACCTAAAAACTTAAATATCATTTCGGCAGTTTTTTTAGGATACTTTGCAAACCTTGCATTCCCAAGGTTGGGAGAAATTATCAGATGTACGATTCTGACCAAATACGAAAAAATTCCTTTCACCAAATCTTTCGGAACAGTTATTACCGAAAGGACTGTCGATGTGTTTATGTTTTTATTCGTATTCTTGCTTACTTTCGTTCTTCAGGGTAAATTGCTCTCCGATTACATGCAAGAAAGATTTTACCAACCGCTTACCGAAAAAATAAATTTGAGTATAGGTTTTTTTCAACTAATATTTATTGTAGCCATTGCTACTGTTGTTATCGCAGTCATTATTTGGTTTTTGTTTAAAAACAAAATAAAAAACCACAGATTTTACCATAAAGTTGTCAAGTTGCTGAAAGGCTTTGCCGAAGGTATTATTTCCTTGCTTAAAATTAAACGCATTTGGTCGTTTATATTCTTGACGTTTGCAATATGGAGCTTGTACTTTTTTATGGCATACATAGTGTTCTTTAGTCTGCCTTCGTGTTCGCACCTAACACTTGTTACCGGATTGGCAACACTAACATTCGGAACAATTGGAATAATATTAGTTCCAGGCGGAATAGGAATATATCCTGTTATTGTTTCGGAGGTTTTGTATATTTACGGAGTTGCCGCAACACAAGGCTACGCAATGGGTTGGCTTATATGGATTAGTCAGAATTTGGCAATATTGGTAGTAGGAATTTTCGCAATTGTTTTACTTCCTATAATTAATAAAAAGCATGAAAGACAACTTAACGCAAATAATAGATAA
- a CDS encoding aspartate 1-decarboxylase, with the protein MNIEILKSKIHRATITQADLNYVGSVTIDEDLMDAANLIEFEKVQVLNINNGERIETYVIKGERGSGIISLNGAAARKGHVGDLVIIVSYASVNFEKAKNYKPAIVHTDNKNKIV; encoded by the coding sequence ATGAATATAGAAATATTAAAATCCAAAATTCATAGGGCTACCATTACGCAAGCCGATTTAAACTACGTTGGCAGTGTAACGATAGATGAGGATCTGATGGACGCAGCTAATCTAATAGAATTTGAAAAAGTTCAGGTATTAAATATAAACAACGGCGAACGTATTGAAACCTATGTAATAAAAGGCGAAAGAGGTTCGGGAATAATTTCTCTTAACGGTGCAGCAGCCAGAAAAGGACACGTCGGTGATTTGGTGATAATCGTTTCGTATGCGTCTGTTAATTTTGAAAAAGCAAAGAATTATAAACCTGCCATAGTCCACACTGACAACAAAAATAAAATTGTATAA
- the mazG gene encoding nucleoside triphosphate pyrophosphohydrolase — protein sequence MDERLTSFKKLLDIMDELRSKCPWDKEQTNASLRHLTIEETYELADAIIEEDDKEIAKELGDLLLHIVFYAKIGSENNAFDITDVINGINEKLIRRHPHIFGDVSVANADDVKNNWEKIKMREGRKSVLEGVPKSLPAMVKAYRIQDKARGIGFDWDNKEQVWQKVLEEKNELFAEIENNNANSTEEEFGDLLFALINYARFINVNPETALEKSNKKFISRFQEVEKLVSADNKNLNDMNLDELNEYWDKAKIKLNK from the coding sequence ATGGACGAACGCCTAACATCTTTTAAAAAGCTTTTAGATATAATGGACGAGCTGCGCTCGAAATGCCCTTGGGACAAGGAACAAACCAATGCTTCGCTGCGCCATCTGACCATTGAAGAAACCTACGAGCTTGCCGATGCCATTATTGAAGAAGATGACAAGGAGATAGCCAAAGAACTTGGCGATTTGCTTTTGCATATAGTGTTTTATGCAAAAATAGGAAGCGAAAATAACGCTTTCGATATTACCGATGTAATAAACGGAATAAATGAAAAACTTATCAGGCGACATCCACACATTTTTGGTGATGTTAGTGTAGCCAATGCCGACGATGTTAAAAACAACTGGGAAAAAATAAAAATGCGTGAAGGAAGAAAATCGGTTTTGGAAGGTGTGCCAAAGTCGTTGCCGGCAATGGTTAAAGCATATCGAATACAAGACAAAGCGAGAGGCATTGGCTTCGATTGGGATAACAAAGAACAAGTATGGCAAAAAGTCCTTGAAGAAAAAAACGAATTGTTTGCCGAAATTGAAAACAATAATGCAAACAGTACGGAAGAGGAATTTGGTGACCTTTTGTTCGCACTTATCAATTACGCCAGATTTATTAATGTTAATCCCGAAACGGCTCTAGAAAAATCTAACAAAAAATTTATAAGCAGATTTCAAGAAGTAGAAAAATTAGTTTCTGCCGACAATAAAAACTTAAACGATATGAACCTTGACGAGTTAAATGAATACTGGGATAAAGCCAAAATTAAACTTAACAAGTAG
- a CDS encoding WbqC family protein, giving the protein MRTKIIMPTAYFPPIEWWVYILSYDSFEIEIFETYSKQTIRNHCVIASSQGKQKLIVPINKTSGNHTITKDITIDYSQNWIRQHLRSIDTAYNKSVYYEYFKDDISLCLNNKYKYLIDLNYDLLQMFFKWLQIKQNIDYTTQFVSADLLQDLNKTEIVHLWENRNEISEYNSYCQVFDDKMEFIPNLSIMDLFFNLGLDSYFYLQSLTKNIKKK; this is encoded by the coding sequence ATGCGAACAAAAATTATAATGCCTACGGCTTACTTTCCGCCAATAGAATGGTGGGTTTATATTTTGTCGTACGATAGTTTTGAAATAGAAATTTTTGAGACATACAGCAAGCAAACAATCAGGAATCACTGTGTTATTGCGTCTTCGCAAGGTAAGCAAAAACTAATTGTGCCAATAAATAAAACGAGCGGCAATCACACTATTACAAAAGATATAACTATAGATTATTCTCAAAACTGGATAAGGCAACATCTGCGTAGCATTGATACAGCTTACAACAAATCCGTTTATTACGAATATTTTAAAGATGATATTTCGCTGTGCCTGAACAATAAATACAAATACTTGATTGACCTAAATTACGATTTGTTGCAAATGTTTTTCAAGTGGTTGCAGATAAAACAAAACATAGACTACACAACACAGTTTGTAAGTGCCGATTTATTGCAAGATTTGAATAAAACAGAAATCGTACATTTGTGGGAAAATAGAAACGAAATTTCAGAATACAATTCTTATTGTCAGGTTTTCGACGACAAAATGGAGTTTATTCCTAACCTGAGCATTATGGATTTGTTTTTCAATCTAGGATTAGATTCTTACTTTTACCTACAATCGTTAACAAAGAATATCAAAAAAAAATAA
- a CDS encoding rhomboid family intramembrane serine protease, whose product MENNVSETSVEKRKLLSSALVPLLITALLWLIKIFEVSTGISLSRYGILPQTFRGLIGIITAPLLHVDFAHLSANSIPFLFLSWMLFYFYPKKAVTILSLCWVITGFWVWAFAKEGIHIGASGVIYALAGFHFVGGILRRDPKHMAIALVVVFLYGGLVWGIIPDFAIKKNISWESHLLGLIAGIVLAFAYKKEGVQAEPYNWDDDEEVDFDWQDHSKDEANSDSNKENPDNYNENNKSENNTDPQKKLTINYKYVNKSSKTDKNI is encoded by the coding sequence TTGGAAAATAACGTATCTGAAACAAGCGTAGAAAAAAGAAAATTGTTATCGTCGGCATTGGTTCCGCTGCTGATTACGGCTCTTTTATGGCTTATAAAGATATTTGAAGTCTCGACAGGTATTTCCTTATCCAGGTACGGAATATTGCCACAAACATTTAGGGGCTTAATAGGCATAATTACTGCACCGCTACTGCATGTTGATTTTGCTCATTTGTCGGCTAATTCTATTCCTTTTTTATTTTTATCGTGGATGCTGTTTTATTTTTATCCTAAAAAAGCAGTAACAATATTATCGCTATGCTGGGTAATAACCGGATTTTGGGTTTGGGCTTTTGCAAAAGAAGGCATACACATAGGTGCATCGGGTGTGATATACGCTTTGGCAGGATTTCATTTTGTAGGCGGCATACTGCGTCGAGACCCTAAGCATATGGCTATTGCCTTGGTCGTGGTTTTCTTGTACGGCGGACTTGTTTGGGGAATTATACCCGATTTTGCGATTAAAAAAAATATCTCGTGGGAATCGCACCTTTTAGGACTGATTGCCGGAATTGTTTTAGCTTTTGCATACAAAAAAGAAGGAGTGCAAGCCGAGCCGTACAATTGGGACGATGACGAAGAAGTTGACTTCGATTGGCAAGATCACTCAAAAGATGAAGCCAATAGCGATTCCAACAAAGAAAATCCTGATAATTACAATGAGAATAACAAATCCGAAAACAATACAGACCCGCAAAAAAAGTTGACAATCAACTACAAATACGTAAATAAATCTTCAAAAACCGATAAAAACATATGA
- the priA gene encoding primosomal protein N', giving the protein MRTTLFVNVIIPLPVEGVFTYRVPFEWNDKVEVGKRVIVQFGRKKLYTALIEEVIETPPKQQAKYILDIIDEVPVVNDLQLKLWKWISEYYMCTIGETMNVALPSGLKLASETKIYLNTEVNFDKSILNEREFALLNSLKTYGSLTINEAIKITEQQKIIPLLNTLVEKGFIQTEELIKERFQPKTVTIIEITKKYNSEENLKSLFDKLEKKAPKQLALLMAYLQLSKFFSENPLPVEKTELLKTASSTNAALNALIKKEVFTEDTVVVDRLKPFEKDKYSRLPKLSDEQETAFSEIKKYFAENKPVLLHGVTSSGKTELYIRLINETIAAGKQVLYLLPEIALTTQMVNRVKRHFGDMMGVYHSKYNENERVELWSKVKNHNNDENIKLVLGARSAMFLPYNNLGLIIVDEEHDTSYKQYDPAPRYNARDTAIYMAMLHKADVLLGSATPSIESYYNTQINKFGLVELKNRYGGVKPPNIEVVDLKKAHKNRSIKSVFSQELINEIQKTLDNGYQVILFQNRRGFSLHIHCQTCGWIPYCLHCDVSLVYHKKDNKMRCHYCGYGVPVPDRCPECGNTAIIMKGYGTEKVEEDIKQIFPDVPTLRMDLDSTRQKMAHQKIIQSFESGKTKILIGTQMVTKGFDFGKVMLVAILNADNLLSYPDFRAFERGYQMMVQIAGRAGRRDVEGKVIIQTYNPSHNIINMVKNNDYHGFYDAIISERQEYFYPPFVKIISISVRHSNQMVTDNAAKELTIMLKKVFANRVLGPEYPNVSKIRNFYIKNIIIKLEKTIPLSKSKQAIFDAVGRMQKLSGFTGVRVIIDVDPM; this is encoded by the coding sequence ATGAGAACTACTCTTTTTGTAAATGTTATTATTCCATTACCTGTAGAAGGCGTTTTTACCTACAGAGTGCCTTTCGAATGGAATGATAAGGTTGAAGTTGGAAAAAGAGTAATTGTGCAATTCGGAAGAAAAAAATTGTACACAGCTCTCATAGAAGAAGTGATTGAAACTCCACCTAAGCAACAAGCTAAATACATTTTAGACATTATCGACGAAGTGCCAGTTGTAAACGATTTGCAGCTTAAGCTTTGGAAATGGATTTCGGAATACTACATGTGTACAATTGGCGAAACCATGAATGTGGCTTTGCCTTCGGGATTGAAATTAGCCAGCGAGACTAAAATTTATCTCAACACCGAAGTAAATTTCGATAAATCTATCCTGAACGAAAGAGAATTTGCCTTACTTAATTCGCTCAAAACTTACGGTTCGCTTACTATAAACGAAGCTATCAAGATAACCGAACAGCAAAAAATAATTCCTTTGCTAAATACTTTGGTGGAAAAAGGTTTTATCCAGACGGAAGAACTCATTAAAGAACGTTTTCAGCCAAAAACCGTAACCATTATCGAAATAACTAAAAAATATAATTCGGAAGAAAATCTGAAATCGCTTTTTGATAAGTTGGAGAAGAAAGCTCCCAAGCAGTTGGCGTTGCTCATGGCTTATTTGCAATTGTCTAAATTTTTCTCCGAAAATCCACTTCCTGTAGAAAAAACCGAACTCTTAAAAACGGCTTCTTCAACAAACGCAGCTCTCAATGCCTTGATTAAAAAGGAAGTTTTTACTGAAGATACTGTCGTTGTTGATAGACTAAAGCCTTTTGAAAAAGACAAGTATTCAAGACTGCCAAAGCTTAGTGACGAGCAAGAAACTGCATTCTCCGAAATAAAAAAATATTTTGCCGAAAATAAGCCTGTTCTGCTACACGGAGTTACATCCAGCGGCAAAACCGAACTGTATATCAGACTTATAAACGAAACAATTGCTGCCGGAAAACAAGTCCTGTACCTTTTGCCTGAAATAGCACTTACAACCCAAATGGTAAACCGCGTAAAACGGCACTTTGGCGACATGATGGGTGTTTATCATTCAAAGTACAACGAAAACGAACGCGTTGAACTTTGGAGCAAAGTAAAAAATCATAACAACGACGAAAATATAAAACTTGTATTAGGTGCAAGGTCGGCTATGTTTTTGCCGTACAATAACTTAGGACTTATTATTGTTGACGAAGAACACGATACTTCGTACAAACAATACGACCCGGCTCCCAGATACAACGCCAGAGACACGGCTATATATATGGCTATGTTGCACAAAGCCGATGTTTTGTTGGGTTCGGCTACTCCAAGCATTGAGAGTTATTACAACACTCAGATAAACAAGTTTGGATTGGTTGAACTTAAAAACAGATACGGTGGAGTTAAACCGCCTAATATTGAAGTAGTTGACCTTAAAAAAGCTCATAAAAACCGAAGCATAAAATCTGTTTTTAGTCAGGAATTGATTAACGAAATACAAAAAACCTTAGACAATGGCTATCAGGTCATACTTTTCCAAAACCGACGCGGATTCTCCTTGCATATACATTGTCAAACCTGCGGTTGGATACCGTATTGCCTTCACTGCGATGTAAGTTTAGTTTATCATAAAAAAGATAATAAAATGCGATGCCACTATTGCGGTTACGGCGTTCCTGTCCCCGACCGCTGTCCCGAATGCGGCAACACGGCTATTATTATGAAAGGATACGGAACCGAAAAAGTTGAAGAAGATATTAAACAAATTTTCCCCGATGTGCCCACGCTAAGAATGGATTTGGACAGCACGCGACAAAAAATGGCTCATCAAAAAATAATACAATCGTTTGAAAGTGGAAAAACCAAAATACTAATTGGAACTCAAATGGTTACAAAAGGTTTTGATTTTGGCAAGGTAATGTTAGTTGCAATATTAAACGCCGATAACCTGCTGTCGTACCCCGATTTTAGAGCATTTGAAAGGGGTTACCAAATGATGGTTCAAATCGCCGGCAGAGCCGGCAGAAGAGATGTTGAAGGAAAAGTTATTATTCAAACTTACAATCCTTCGCACAATATTATCAATATGGTTAAAAACAACGATTATCACGGTTTCTACGATGCTATAATCAGCGAAAGACAAGAATACTTTTATCCACCTTTTGTAAAAATAATTTCAATATCGGTAAGGCATTCAAACCAAATGGTAACCGACAACGCAGCAAAAGAATTGACAATAATGCTGAAAAAAGTTTTTGCCAATAGGGTACTTGGTCCTGAATATCCTAACGTTTCGAAAATCCGAAATTTTTATATAAAAAATATCATCATAAAATTAGAAAAAACCATACCATTAAGTAAATCAAAACAAGCGATTTTTGACGCCGTGGGCAGAATGCAAAAACTCTCGGGTTTCACAGGCGTTAGAGTTATAATAGACGTTGATCCTATGTAA
- a CDS encoding bile acid:sodium symporter family protein, producing the protein MYEQLLNLDSITINFSKAGQDAINIVLAFVMFGVALGIKTSVFKDLLKKPKPVVIGLICQWFLLPALTYVLVVILNDYITPMVAMGMILVAACPGGNISNFMSQLSKANTELSITLTAFSTTFAPIMTPFNFAFWGGLYVKYLNKQAQSALQILEINFLDMFYIVFILLGIPLIVGLLTSKYFPKFANKLKKPMQYFSIAFFILMVVLAFGNNLSLIIKYIWYVFFIVLVHNASAFLVGYGTASAFRLSEKNRRTITIETGIQNSGLGLVLLFNPKIFPPDLMNGGMLFITAWWGIWHIIAGLTVAAIFLRKKNVEAA; encoded by the coding sequence ATGTACGAACAATTACTAAACCTAGATTCCATTACAATAAACTTTTCTAAAGCCGGACAAGATGCGATAAACATTGTATTGGCGTTTGTTATGTTCGGTGTTGCTTTGGGTATAAAGACTTCAGTTTTTAAAGATTTGCTCAAAAAGCCTAAGCCTGTAGTAATAGGATTAATTTGCCAGTGGTTTTTGTTACCGGCACTTACTTATGTTCTTGTTGTAATACTAAACGACTACATAACCCCTATGGTAGCAATGGGAATGATATTGGTAGCAGCATGTCCTGGTGGAAATATATCGAATTTTATGTCTCAGTTATCGAAGGCTAACACCGAACTATCAATAACTCTAACGGCGTTTAGCACAACATTTGCTCCTATTATGACTCCGTTTAATTTCGCTTTTTGGGGTGGGTTGTACGTCAAGTACCTGAACAAACAAGCTCAGTCGGCATTGCAAATATTGGAAATCAACTTTTTGGATATGTTCTATATAGTATTCATTCTGCTCGGAATACCATTAATTGTCGGACTGCTGACCTCAAAATACTTCCCAAAATTTGCCAACAAGCTCAAAAAACCCATGCAATATTTTTCAATTGCATTTTTTATACTAATGGTAGTACTCGCCTTCGGTAATAATTTATCTCTCATTATAAAATACATTTGGTATGTGTTTTTTATTGTCCTTGTACACAACGCCAGTGCTTTTTTGGTAGGCTATGGCACTGCCTCAGCGTTTAGGCTTTCTGAGAAAAACCGCCGAACAATTACAATCGAAACCGGAATACAAAACTCGGGTTTAGGCTTGGTATTACTGTTCAACCCAAAAATATTTCCACCCGACCTGATGAATGGCGGCATGCTCTTTATTACTGCGTGGTGGGGAATATGGCATATAATTGCCGGACTAACGGTAGCCGCAATTTTCTTACGCAAAAAAAATGTTGAAGCTGCATGA
- a CDS encoding 1-acyl-sn-glycerol-3-phosphate acyltransferase — MSKIRNIYDNTVGYKIARFLVDYKVKNVYKRIIVVGLDKIPEKGSVILASNHCNSLMDALNVLALNKEPKVFIARGDVFINKTVNKFLRFAKILPIFRIRDGIKSVTKSEETIKVAANVLAAGKKVHIFPEGAHRSKRNLLPIGKGIIRIALTANDLAENNDVYILPIGLEYSDYFRYNTSLLIQVGDIINVTKYVNENADKLQYEVNTGLREVIRSKIADKIIYIDETEDYEAVWEIAKLLSGNIPERKTLKRFNKNKEIISDISNLKQDNPETADRIFRQADKLLAERIKAKISIKSIARPKTKLAILFNFLLFIIGLPIFLISAISYPNIPISEKFITSKIKDKTFWNTARFANSLVLNSILFMVWTALFFIFFKWYLAVVLMLFNFALPKFYHTYFEFSRLLFSDIRCVLNKQLIDNYNNLRTLVINHTK, encoded by the coding sequence ATGAGTAAAATCCGCAACATATACGACAATACCGTAGGTTACAAAATAGCTCGTTTTCTTGTAGATTACAAGGTTAAAAATGTATACAAAAGAATAATTGTCGTAGGATTGGATAAAATACCCGAAAAAGGTTCCGTAATTCTTGCCTCCAATCACTGTAATTCACTTATGGATGCTCTTAATGTGCTTGCTCTCAACAAGGAACCTAAGGTTTTTATTGCTCGCGGAGATGTATTTATAAACAAAACCGTAAATAAATTTTTACGCTTTGCTAAAATTTTACCTATTTTCCGCATACGCGACGGTATAAAAAGCGTAACCAAATCGGAAGAAACTATAAAAGTTGCCGCAAACGTACTCGCAGCTGGCAAAAAAGTTCATATTTTTCCGGAAGGAGCTCACAGAAGCAAACGCAACCTTTTGCCGATAGGAAAAGGTATAATCCGCATTGCTCTTACTGCTAACGATTTAGCAGAAAACAACGATGTATACATATTGCCTATTGGTCTTGAATACAGCGACTATTTCAGATATAACACTTCGTTGCTTATACAAGTAGGAGATATTATTAATGTTACAAAATATGTAAACGAAAATGCCGACAAATTACAATATGAAGTAAACACAGGACTTAGAGAAGTAATACGAAGCAAAATTGCCGATAAAATTATTTACATCGATGAAACTGAAGACTACGAAGCCGTTTGGGAAATTGCTAAACTCCTATCCGGGAACATACCCGAACGTAAAACACTAAAACGATTCAATAAAAACAAGGAAATTATAAGCGATATCTCAAATCTTAAACAAGATAATCCCGAAACTGCTGATAGAATTTTCAGACAAGCCGACAAACTACTTGCCGAAAGGATTAAAGCAAAAATAAGTATCAAATCAATAGCTCGTCCTAAAACAAAATTGGCTATACTTTTCAACTTCCTGTTATTTATAATAGGCTTACCAATATTTTTAATATCGGCTATATCTTATCCAAACATTCCAATTTCTGAAAAATTTATCACATCTAAAATAAAAGACAAAACCTTTTGGAATACGGCTCGTTTCGCTAATTCGCTTGTTCTTAACTCAATTTTGTTTATGGTTTGGACTGCACTGTTTTTTATTTTCTTTAAATGGTATTTAGCCGTTGTTTTAATGCTGTTTAATTTTGCTTTGCCGAAATTTTATCACACATATTTCGAATTTTCTCGATTGCTATTCTCTGATATTAGATGTGTTCTGAATAAGCAATTAATCGATAATTACAATAACCTTAGAACCTTAGTAATAAATCACACAAAATGA
- a CDS encoding BamA/TamA family outer membrane protein — protein sequence MKKLTLLLIGFLLISTITIGDNYKQLSANNNPDSVTNNKKEIIKKGLSLGPLPVVAFDQDKGFQYGALLNIYNFGDGSWYPNPKSQWYFEASAYTKGSYKFEIIYDNKALIKNTRMCIAGRFSNEKALDFYGFNGYQSFYDKDLPTAFYRHGRAVATFKADFIGKITPNFSWKAGYNFSYFKTKRFESENLTEPSLYDIYISNNIIDKDDADGGISSSLRFGLMYDTRDVEASPTKGIWSEAHAIAAPKFLGSSKNYFKFNFIFHQYVPIATDKLVFAYRLNYQGFIGNAPFYVLPFHSIVGPFSDYDGIGGYRTTRGLMRNRVQSLQFGFFNTELRWRFVDFRLFNQNIALNLSGFLDGARSFKHINLSALETTYPHLLSDNSEKFHLAAGAGFRIIMNRNFIVAFEYGKAFNSQDNSKGAIYINSGFLF from the coding sequence ATGAAAAAGTTAACTCTGCTACTTATTGGCTTTCTGCTAATATCAACAATAACCATAGGCGATAATTACAAACAATTATCGGCAAATAATAATCCCGATTCTGTGACTAACAACAAAAAGGAAATAATTAAAAAGGGGTTATCGTTAGGTCCTTTGCCTGTAGTGGCATTCGACCAAGATAAAGGTTTCCAGTACGGAGCTTTGCTCAACATTTATAATTTTGGCGACGGCTCGTGGTATCCCAACCCAAAATCGCAGTGGTACTTTGAAGCATCGGCGTATACCAAAGGTTCGTACAAATTTGAAATCATATACGACAACAAAGCTCTGATAAAAAACACTCGTATGTGCATAGCAGGTAGGTTTTCGAATGAAAAGGCTTTGGATTTTTACGGATTTAACGGCTATCAATCTTTTTACGACAAGGATTTGCCGACGGCTTTCTATAGACACGGCAGAGCTGTTGCTACTTTTAAAGCCGATTTTATTGGAAAAATAACTCCAAACTTTTCGTGGAAAGCTGGTTATAATTTTAGCTATTTTAAAACAAAACGCTTCGAAAGCGAAAACCTTACAGAGCCATCACTATACGATATTTACATCTCAAACAATATAATAGATAAAGACGATGCCGACGGCGGAATTTCTTCAAGCCTGCGTTTCGGACTAATGTACGACACCAGAGACGTTGAAGCTAGCCCTACAAAAGGAATATGGTCTGAAGCACACGCTATTGCAGCTCCAAAATTTTTGGGTTCTTCCAAAAACTACTTTAAATTTAATTTCATCTTTCATCAGTATGTACCCATAGCTACCGATAAATTGGTTTTTGCATACCGTCTCAACTATCAGGGATTTATCGGCAATGCTCCTTTCTACGTTCTACCTTTTCATTCAATTGTAGGTCCTTTTAGCGACTACGACGGCATTGGCGGATACCGAACAACAAGAGGATTGATGAGAAACAGAGTACAATCGCTGCAATTTGGATTTTTTAACACGGAATTAAGGTGGCGCTTTGTCGATTTCAGACTGTTTAATCAGAACATAGCACTCAATTTAAGTGGATTTCTTGATGGAGCCAGAAGTTTTAAACATATTAACCTCTCAGCTTTAGAAACAACTTATCCGCACTTGCTTTCGGATAACTCCGAAAAATTCCACCTAGCAGCAGGTGCAGGCTTTAGAATTATTATGAACCGAAATTTTATAGTCGCCTTTGAATACGGCAAAGCATTCAACTCGCAAGATAATAGTAAAGGAGCGATTTATATTAATTCGGGGTTTTTATTCTAG
- a CDS encoding acyltransferase, protein MDYFSHETAVIDENCQIGSGTKIWHFSHIMSNCVIGNNCNIGQNVVISPQVVLGNNVKVQNNVSVYTGVICEDDVFLGPSMVFTNVINPRSSVNRKNEYKSTFVRKGATIGANATIVCGIEIGEYAFIGAGAVVTKSVKPFSLVVGNPARHIGWVSKNGHKLTFDKDGIAVCPETKEKYELVGNNVRLSH, encoded by the coding sequence ATGGATTATTTTTCGCACGAAACAGCAGTAATAGACGAAAACTGTCAGATAGGTTCGGGTACGAAAATATGGCATTTTTCGCACATAATGAGCAATTGCGTAATTGGCAATAATTGCAATATTGGTCAGAATGTTGTTATATCTCCGCAGGTGGTTTTAGGCAATAATGTAAAGGTTCAGAACAATGTTTCGGTTTATACCGGAGTGATTTGCGAAGACGATGTTTTCCTTGGACCTTCTATGGTTTTTACCAATGTTATAAATCCGCGAAGCAGTGTAAATAGAAAAAACGAATATAAAAGTACTTTTGTACGCAAGGGAGCGACCATAGGAGCTAATGCAACCATAGTTTGCGGTATTGAGATTGGCGAATACGCTTTTATAGGAGCCGGTGCCGTTGTTACCAAGTCGGTGAAACCATTTTCGTTAGTCGTAGGAAATCCGGCGAGACATATTGGCTGGGTCAGCAAAAACGGTCATAAACTGACTTTCGACAAAGACGGCATTGCTGTTTGTCCTGAAACGAAGGAAAAGTACGAGCTTGTTGGGAACAATGTGCGACTTAGCCATTAG